Genomic window (Drosophila ananassae strain 14024-0371.13 chromosome 3L, ASM1763931v2, whole genome shotgun sequence):
TCACGACCGTGAAGAGTCACTTGCCCCTTCTAGATAAAAGAAACCCCCGTTGCAGCCCAgctcggagaaaataaaaaccctgagaaatattttaattaaaattcactgccccaaaaaaaaggagagactaaaacgaaaacaaactACCAAAACCGCAGGCAGACAGGATAAACTTAAACTTGAGCCCCAAACCATTGCCGCCGCCTGATCTTAACTGATAAACGCgaaaaccaacaacaaaagcCGTCTAAAGGTAAGTCAGAGCAAGGTGGGCGTTggttaaaaaaagaaaaacgatCTGCAAGAAATAAGTAAAGCACAAAAACCAGGCAAATACGAATCATATATGTAGTAAGTTTCAAAAAGCAGTTTGAAGGATACTCTTACTAggttacatatttttttataagttgTATTAACATCTCAGAAGGTTGTCCTTAGAAGACATCATACAactcttaaataaaatataataaaaatatattttgatcCTTTTGTATAACCAAAATACCCCTATATCTTAAAGAGTATAAAAACGGACCAACTTTGCTGTCCACAGAACCGCGATTGTCCCTGCCGATGGGCCAGTGAAGTGAACTTGTGCAGAGTTAACCTTTCAACGCCGATGGTGTGGCTGATGGGCTAAATTTCTGGGGGACCAAGGCACTCCACAGGATCACACGTGATCAGTTTTGTATATTTGGGGCTTTCGAGGGTCCTCCAATTTACCAATTTACCGCTCGACACGCATCGTGTGCAGTAAATTCAATTAAGCCAACAATGAGCAATGaatttgttttctgtttttggctgggaaccctttttttttggaagagGCATTAATTACCGAAAAAAGGCACCCGTATTGTGTATCCATGGCCGGCCAACTGTCGCATGGAAGCCTGGACTTGGTCAGTACTAACAAGAGTTTCTGTTAATGAAAATGTAGACAACCCTCTGCTTTTCACTTACCCTACCCCTCGGGGCAGTTCATTTTCCAGTAATTTATGCGACGGGCTTCATTGAGTTTCCATAAAGTGAAAGTGATCGGAACTTCTGTTCACACTAAAGCGTGGCTGACTTCTGTTCCGGAAGATCTTGACGGGAGGGTTGAATTGAGGAATGCCATGCCCCGAGGTACTTCCCAGATCCTTAATGCCGATTGATCGGATCAGACTGCTTTGCATGATCGCAAATGCTGGACAAATGAAGTGTGCACACATCGAAGACCTCAGACAATTGTTGATCCTTTGTGATAACAAAACTAGAAGGTTTAACTAGAAAGTTTAACCCAAAAGGGATGATGATCATTTCACTttcccaaaacacacacaaaagcgaaaaaaaaagataccaATCAAGCATGCTGACAAATTTTAAATCGACATTGTCAGAGTCTGATGATCCCGCGAGGAACACGTGTAACAATAGCTTAAATTATTTGGCCAAGAAATTAACGAGCCAACGAGCCGGCAGCATCGGCGAAGTGAGAAGTCCCACTGCGAAAACAATAAGCATTTGAGACTGGCAAAGATTTACATAAATATACATACGAGTACCAACAAATTTATGCGTGTCAATAACGGAAATATGCGTAAACACTCAGGCAACTTGGGGCGAAAATAGCAATCAATGTCCAAATCAAAATACGAAAATAATCACAAAATATATCTACCAATATACCAAAAATATTGCTAAGGAAATGCCGGGAATGCCCCCAAAAAGAAAGAAGTTATTTCCCCTGCGGCGCGTGTGGCCCAAAATTGGTAAAATCACGATCTCTCCAGATTCGATTTCGATTTAATTTGGAGCTGGCGCCAGTCTATAATCGCTTGTATTTATGACAGTTTATGACTTCTGTGAATCAGTGCCATCAAATCGCGATTtgcctttttaatattttcgcTGCGAATTAACGCTGTTTTGGCGAAAGGTTAAGGCCAAGGCGAAAAGGTTAATGTGTTTCTAAATGCCTTGCTAATTAGCGACGCGGTTTTCGCATTAACAAAGGGCCACCTCCATCCTACTGACCAACCGACCGGGCCGATAATATTTGACCAAGTTCTTATACAACGTCCTAGTCCAAACGTGGATGAGATGAGGCGCACTTCCGAGCAAATCAAGTAGGTCAGTTTTATGTGTTGATCTTGATGTTGGGTAACTCGGATCTGTATGAACAAAAGGGAGTGCTAACAATCGATAGAACCCGCGTATTTgctcaaataatatttacaagCCAGTGAATCTGAATTCCAGACTAGGATTTAAGTCTAGCGTACATGTAAACAACAGCAACTTAGTTGCTAATAAAGTACCATTTGGCCAGCTGATACCAGAAGACACAGACTCTCCAAAAATATCTCTGGCTGACCAAAAATAACTCTTTCTAGTTAACATCTAAATTGGTGGTAAGATACACCTCCAAGCCGAGTCATTAGCTTAGTAGTCGCTTCATTACAAGGCCATTAAGGCCAGAAATGCCACCAGACCGTGGTGATGGCATGTCATAGACAAATATTTTGATCAGCTCTTGTAATTTGATGCGCAATAAATCTGCGTTTCCCACCTACCACACCGAGAAACAGAGGCGGGTGAAAATACAACCTCATCCGAGTAGGCCAGAGTCGAGATTAGAGCCAAACATTTTCATTAAGCCACAACGCATAACACCCACAATTTTGGATGCTGTTTGCACGCTCATAAGAAGCGGGCTCATAATTCATTGAGCCAATAGCCTCCAGCTGCTCTGGGCCAGAGAAAAAGATGCCCCAGCCGCTGAATGAAATATTCGGGGCTTTGCCTTACCAATTTTCGCATTAGTGtgaattttataaaatctcTTCTCGCTTATAAACATGAATAAAAATACTCGTAATACTGGCCGAGTGTCGAAAACCAAAACGATCTGGAGGGCTGAGCTGACGAATTTCGCGCTGTGACtctttttggattttaaagtcaaatttgcatttattagcccgccaaaaataaaaatctttttcATCAATTGGCATTCCTCGATTAATTAGTAGAGTCTAATAACTGCCATGGGAACTGCACTCGAATTCTATCGACAATCTTCATAATTAGCACTGGACATAAATATAGACAACAGGTGCGCAAGTTGGAGGCTGGATTAGAACCGAATCTAACAAGATTTTGCGCAGTTTCCAGAACAGGATGTAAATAAAAGAGATAATTATATGCAAATTGTATCCAAATATGACTTTCACTGAAACTAGTCAACACGAAAacactttatttaatttaaattttaagtagTTCTCcgaaaactttttaatttatttttaaactgtGTTACTGGAAGTTTAGTTTTAAAGCTTACTGATTATTCAAAAACCCCTTTTAGAACTTCTTTCATAATTATAACGATGATTTTTTGAGCAAGCGATACCGCCCCCACCTGGCAAACTAATCAACTCGGTTGAAAATGCAACTGCATGTGGCAGCCGGCAATAGCAATCCAGTTAACCAAGGTGGCCAAGTTCAGGAGCCAATGGCCATATGAATGGCAATTCGCTGCCAGACTTTGCGGGGCAATCATgtgagaaaattaaaattacatgACCGTGGTTTCGACTCTGGATCCAAGGGGCTCATCGCATTTAAAGGTTCATAACTTCCAAGTCAATTACGCGATGCGCCTGCTGCGAGACTCCACTCCCGACTGGATCTGGGATCTGGAATTCTGCGATTTCTGGGATGTGAATTAGAAAAATTGCACGCTCAAGTGGAAGAGAGGACCTCTGGTCTGTTGTGGCCTGGTCAGGTCTGGCATGGTCTGGTCTTTCTGACTGACTGACATAACTCACGAGTGGCAGACGCAGAAGCAGACGCatccacagatacagatacatggaTGCTGCCTCCGCATTTAACCGCTGCTCAGTTGCAGGTGAACTAGACAAGCAGGAGCAGATCCTCAAGAGCACTCCAccaagctaaaaaaaaacatggggGACTACTGTGGGAATCATGCCGATCTAGCCAGAACTGAACTATTCTGAACAGAAAAGAACATAAAATCCCCAACTGGCTCGCCATCAGCGAATTAATTTGTGACGCGCGCTCTCCACGGATCTCCTCCGGATCTGCGCCCTCCCACCAGTTACCATTCCCCATCCTTCTCTCCAACCCATTCCCCAAAAAAACCATACCCATGCCCATCTTCAGTGTGAAGTTCCAGGCTCCCAGTTGAGGAGTCCGAGGAGCCATGGCCCGGAGCCAATTTACTTTCCGTAGTCCGTGGTAGCCCCAGACTCGTGACTTTAAAAATGTACAGTGTCTgaaattgtattaaaaatatttatattttcatatagAATAAGATACTAATTTTTGGATAATTTAATAGTTTTAGTTACACACTACACTAAAAACTACAAATATAACATAAAAGTTCTGTGAAAAAAGTGCAAGAATAGCGTAgaaataaactttattttatattatatttaaaaaattaattttaaataataccttgtttttttttaaatattatttaaccACTATGCAGCAGCGTGCTACTCTTCGTCATCGTCGTGTGGCAAGTGGCTGCTGCTTTACTGCctttgcagttgcagttgcagcttCGGCCTCAGATCTGGCCTCATCTTCAGCTTTAGATACAGATGGAACCACTACTCGTTGTCCCCTCCATCGCCAGATCCCATGGCTTCTTAGGCCcggctttgtttttgttttttggggcaTCATCTTGTGGCGGCTTTGGCGCTGGTGTCAAACGTTTTGTAATCTGTCACGTCGCATCGTTTTAATATTTGTGCGCTCATGGCCCAAGTACGAGGAAATGCACTCGGCTGCGTGTAAAAATAGGCGTAACCCTTCGGTATTTATGGTCTGGCTGCATGTACGATCTCAGGGGTCTCCACTGTCTGCTCTGGAGCAGAGCGAAGAATCCGCGACGGCGCTCCCTGGCcgttttgtttggttttcagCAGAAGCCTTGGGGCTCTTTTGGTAGCAACAGGTTCAAGTGCTTCGCATTGCAGCTTAACTCTTGCCGTCATCTTTCGGGTAAGCTCTTCGGGCTGGGATTGTGGCTCCTGCTTAGCCACTCTTTGATTATCTAAATCATTATTAGTTTGACCTTCAGCCCCCGGCTGGATTTTGCGCTCGTGCAAGTGGATATCCTTatcttattaattatttactCTTTATTGCAAGTGGAATGGTGGTCGGTGGACTACTGTGCGTATGAGTCATCTGAGGAATGCCGGCAGAGTTGGTAAAGGAGTTTACTTAGGGGCTTAGAGGGGATATGGATAAGCAATAGTTAAAACTAACAGATATAAGTAAACTAATTGGCAAACTTCACAGCCCATTTAGCTTCTTAACCAAATAATCAAGTGACACTTTAATAACACATTTTAAAACCATCTCAGACAGTACCCTTCTCAAGATAAAAACCAAATAACATCTGAAAGAAAGATTGACTCTCAGGTCCTTAACCTTATACCGTTATCCGTTATTATCCAACGCTAATTACCACTTTGGACCACCAAGACCACCCGTACATTGACCCACTGAACGAGCtggaaaaaaagcaaaagcaaaagctcAGACATTTTCAATTGGATTCCCACCAGCTGTCCGTTCTGCATTTTGTGGGGCATTCAGCACGCATCTCAGCGCTTAATTTGTTAACCCAACTCAAGAGATGTACATGCGTATCCCAAAGATACAGTAGTTAGCCAGTACAGTGACTGACAGCCGTTAATCAGGCAAGAGAAAAAGGGCACTGGAAAAAATGAACACATGCATTTTAGGGGACTTCCCCTTCAGAAAATATACATCGTTCTGATTGGATAACCTCTCGATTGGATCCTCTATATTTAGATAAAGAGAAAATGGCGCTTCAGACTTTGGTATTTTCCATTCACTCGCCGAGTTCGTGATGGCAGCCGCTTCCCATGACTGCTCCTTTGTCTCTGCGCGAAAATATTGACACGATCAGCCCCGATTTTGCACGCGCATGAGAATAGATAAgctaaatatatatttaatcaGTATAAAGTGCCCCAATTGCCGCCGCCGAGGATAGGATGCGTGGGTGGGATCGTGTTGGAGTGTTAATTGCCCCGGAGTCAATCAGGTGGAATGGAATATTTATGAGTTGGTCAATCGATTAGACaaattcccattcccattccaaATCCCATCTATGTATATTCATGTCTATTGTCGGTGCTAATTGAGTTCGAGACTGCGAAAAGAATTCGACAAAGTGGAAGTGGTCGTGACCATACATAAATTATCTCGATCGGATCAGATGTAAGAATTTGGGTGTGACTCTAATTCCGTTTTGGAAAACaacaaatattaaagaaaacaACTTCCAATTTTCACCTAACATCCATCTCTCAATTCATCTCTCTCACTTTAACTCTTACTTTCTAGAATTCTAATCTGTCTATCTTTCAGATGCTTCTCTTCAAATCTTACAAACTCTTACTTCATCTTCTATGTATTACTATCTACTTTAAGAAAGCCCATAGCCTGAACAATATCCTACAAGAACTCAACAACATCCTGCTTATCACCACCAATATTTTATACTGCAATCAGTCTGACATACTTCTAGCTTTCGAATCAAAATATCTCCGTCAAATGCCATCCATTTCTCTGCTGATCTATACTAACAACTTCAATGCCACTGAACTACAATACAATTTGGGAGCCGAAAACAaactatttattattttaagtaATAATCAGCCACCATATGAGTTCTTTCGGGAACTGGATCTGCAATTCCAGCAAGCAGAATTCATAATAGTTATGAAGAATCCCAGGGATCTGGAGAAGGAAGAGCAGTGGTTGGACTTTGTTATTCACCTCTTTCATGAGGGCTATGTCCACATACTTTTCTACAACATATACAACGACAAGCTCTatcacaaaataatatttccacATGTTCTTATAGAAGAATCCACCATAGTGCACTACCTCTCCGTGCGAGGCTCCTTCAACAATCTCTACGGCTATCCTGTTCGAGTGGCTGTCTACAACAATACACCCCGAGCTTTGATCTACAATGACAAATGGGGCAACAGGGTGTACGCTGGATTCTATCTGAGATTTGTCCGAGCCTTTTTGGACAGGAGAAATGGCACTTTCGTGCCCTTTCACACGCCCAACGACTCACCGCGAAACTGTACGTTGGTTTTGCAAAACGAAACCGTAGATTTGTGTACCGATGCCCTGGCAGCCAATCCTCCGGCTTTTTCTTTGACTCACGGATTCAGGATCGCCTCGGCCAACGTCCTGGTAACCCACGCCAAGCCCCTGCACTCCTATCGATATCTGACGGCACCCTTCCAGTGGAGCGTGTGGCTTTGTTTGGGCTCCTATGTGATCCTGGTGGTGAGCTTCCTCAGTTTCATTCACTGGCTGCGAAGTCGAAAGTGGGACTTTAGCAAACACCTGCTCGAGGTCTTCAGTTCTCTCTTGTTCAGTGGCTTCTATCTGAAGGAAATCCATGGCCGGGAGCGATATATACTCTTTGGTGTGCTCTTCATTGCTGGATTCGTATACTCAACGGAGTATTTGGGATTGCTGAAGAGTATGCTGATCTCTGAAGTTTTCGAGAAGCAGATCGACAGCTTCGA
Coding sequences:
- the LOC6496249 gene encoding uncharacterized protein LOC6496249 produces the protein MLLFKSYKLLLHLLCITIYFKKAHSLNNILQELNNILLITTNILYCNQSDILLAFESKYLRQMPSISLLIYTNNFNATELQYNLGAENKLFIILSNNQPPYEFFRELDLQFQQAEFIIVMKNPRDLEKEEQWLDFVIHLFHEGYVHILFYNIYNDKLYHKIIFPHVLIEESTIVHYLSVRGSFNNLYGYPVRVAVYNNTPRALIYNDKWGNRVYAGFYLRFVRAFLDRRNGTFVPFHTPNDSPRNCTLVLQNETVDLCTDALAANPPAFSLTHGFRIASANVLVTHAKPLHSYRYLTAPFQWSVWLCLGSYVILVVSFLSFIHWLRSRKWDFSKHLLEVFSSLLFSGFYLKEIHGRERYILFGVLFIAGFVYSTEYLGLLKSMLISEVFEKQIDSFESLAASNITLLVDSYDRTLFAKYNMPEILWSVMETVPSEDLLKHRNSFDQDYAYVLFSDRMALYDYAQQFLRHPKLLRIPINFAFLYTGIPMRKRWFLKYHLGQAWYWAFESGLTRKLALDADFEAVRVGYVDFLVTENMEAMPLGLDYFVMPAIALALGYFMALLSFVIELTARRMSGFLAFRRRIQQLMGKRRTSAGYLGGGDVDVEVD